Part of the Rhizobium tropici CIAT 899 genome, CGAGCTCATCCCCACTCCCTGACAATTCTGATCAACTGTCGATGATCGATATGATAAACGATTATTTATGTCAACGAGAAAGCGAAGAAGAGCCCATTTTGTAGCCAAAACTCGATCGCCACTAGGATTTAATATAATAAATTCAGTACTTTAATACAATATTGAGCAAATTTTCTTCCCGCCAACCGAAAAAGTCGTCGCAACATTCATTGACAAATAATCGATTATTTTTAATAGTCGGCGCCAGTGGGAGGTACCCTTATGGCCATAAAGACCGAAAGCGAGTTGACGCCTGCCGTTCTCGCGGTGATGAACAAAACCGAGGATCCACGTCTGCGAGAAATCCTCGTGGCGATGGTGAAGCATCTTCATGCATTCGTGCGGGAGGTGAGATTGTCCGAAGTCGAGTTCCGCGAGGCTACGGCGATACTCAACGAGATCGGACAACTGCAGACGGACAGCCACAACGAGTTTGTTCTCATGGCCGGATCTCTCGGCGTGTCCGCGCTGGTTTGCCTTTTGAACAACGGCGACGGTGGCCAGACGGAGACGTCGCAGTCTCTTCTCGGCCCGTTCTGGCGCCTGAACTCTCCCCGTGTCGAAAACGGCGGTACGATCATCCGCTCCGACACGCCAGGCACGCCGCTCTATGTCCGCGCCAGGGTGGTAGACCGGGACGGCAGGCCGATCGCGGGTGCCGAGGTCGATGTTTGGCATGCTTCTCCTGTTGGGCTCTATGAAAATCAGGACCCCGATCAGGCTGAGATGAACCTTCGGGGCAAGTTCACCACGGACGCCGACGGCCGCTTCTGGTTCAGTACCGTGAAGATGGTCGGATACCCGATCCCGGTCGATGGCGTCGCCGGCCGACTGCTAAAAGCGCAGGGACGTCACCCGTACCGACCAGCGCATCTTCACGCCCTGATCTTCAAGCAGGGATACAAGACGCTGATTTCCCAGGTCTTCGATCCAAGCGATCCCAATATCGATTCCGACGTTCAGTTTGGAGTGACGGCAGCCCTGACCGGCGACTTCGTCCGCCATGACGAACCGCATCCGTCCGAACCCGGCATTGAGAGGCCCTGGTTCTCGCTCGACTACACCTACGTCATGGAGCCCGGCGAGGCCGTGCTGCCGCGCCCGCCAATCAAATAACCAACGACAGAGCCGAACCGATGATCACAGAACAGGAACGCCGAGAGGCGGCCAACGCCCTTCTGAAGGCAGAAACCGACCGCAAGCCAATCGTTCAACCGAGCAGGACCTATCCCGGTCTGGAGCTTGAAGACGCCTACAAAATTCAAGCGCTCTGGGCGGAGGCTCGGACTGCTAGGGGTGCTCGGGTCGTAGGTCACAAGATCGGCCTTACGTCGCGCGCGATGCAGATGGCATCCAAGATGACCGAGCCCGACTATGGTGTCATCCTCGACGACGCCCTCTACAATGACGGAGCGCAGATCAAGGCCGACCTCTTTATCAAGCCCCGCCTCGAAGTCGAGCTCGCCTTCGTGATGGGCGAGGATCTCGAGGGGCCTGGTACCCGGATCTACGACGTGATGAGGGCGACTGAATTCGTAGTCCCGGCTCTCGAGATCATCGACTATCGCACCGAGGTTCCAAGAGCGATCACCGACACGATCGCCGACAATGCCGCTTTCGGGGCGATCGTTGTTGGCGGGCGCATCATTCGCCCAATGGACATCGACATCCGCTGGGTGGGCGCCACTCTCTCGAAGAACGGCATTATCGAGGAATCCGGTGTTTCTGCAGCGATCATGGGCCATCCGGCAGCCGGGATCGCCTGGTTGGTAAACAAGCTCCATGCGGTGGGCGGCGGTTTGAAAAAGGGGCAGATCGTGCTGGCCGGCTCTTTCACCCGCCCTGTGGACATAGCCCAGGGCGACGTGATCCAGGCAGACTACGGCCCCGTCGGCTCAATCGGCGTCTCATTCGCGTGAGGATCTAATGGAACTCCCCGTCAACAGCTTCAAGCGAAAACTCCAGGCCGGTCAAAGTCAGATCGGATTGTGGTGCGGCCTTCCGGGCAGCTATACAGCGGAAATCGTCGCACCGTCCGGTTTCGACTGGCTGCTTTTCGATACCGAACATTCTCCCAGCGACGTTCTTACTGTGCTTCCACAGTTGCAGGCGGTCGCGCCGTACGACGTCGCCGCCGTGGTTCGCCCGGCCTTTAACGACCCCGTATTGATCAAGCGTTTTCTGGATATCGGCGTCCAGACGCTTCTCATTCCATATGTGCAGAATGAACAGGAGGCGAAGGCGGCCGTGGCGGCGGCGCGTTACGCACCGCGAGGTATCCGCGGCGTATCCGCCCTCACCCGCGCCACCCGCTTCGGGCGCGTGCCGAACTACGCGCAGACCGCCGAACAGGAAATCTGCCTCTTGCTGCAGATCGAGACACGAGAGGCGCTCGATCGGCTTGAAGCCATTGCAGGGGTCGATGGAGTCGACGGGATCTTCATCGGTCCGGCAGACCTTGCAGCCAGCCTCGGTTATCCCGGCCAACCGGGACATCCCGAGGTAGTATCGGCAATCGAGAATGCGATCGAACGCTTGAAAGCCGTGGGTAAGCCTTCGGGCATCTTGACGCCTGACGAGAAGTTTGCGGCGCGCTGCATTGGGCAGGGAACGCTGTTTACCGCAGTTGGTGTCGATGTTGCTCTCCTTGCCAGAGGATCGGAAGCACTTGCGTCCATGTTTTCGCACTAGGGCCGGATGTCGTTCGAAAACCGCCTGCACTTTTCGGCATCACGCTCTAGGGAGACGTAGTATGTTCACTTTGGAGCAGGTCCGGTCGGAAATAGCGTCGGCTGGAACCATCAGGGCCGCCGTCAATATGTCGAACGCAGCATTGATCCGCTGGGACGAAACCGCAGGCGCCTTAGTGGGACTGAGCGCGGAAATTGCGGATAGGATCGCCCGCGAACTTGATCGGGGGCTTTCCCTCATACGATACGGATCCGCGGCGGATATTCTTTCCGCTGCGGACGGCGGCGAGTGGGACATCGCCTTCATCGCGTCAGACCCATCAAGAACCGATCGCTTCAGCTTCTCGCCCCCCTATATCTCAGTCGAAGCCACCTACCTGGTTCCGGTAACTTCACCCTACCGGACGGCGGACGAGCTGGATACCAATGGAATTCGCATCGCTTCCGCGCGTAGCGCCGCCTATACAAAACAGCTTGAGCGAACACTCAAGCGAGCGACGGTGCTGCATGTCGACAACCCGGCGGCGGCCGTCGGCTTTCTCGTCGACCAAGAATGCGACGCGGCGGCTGGACTGACCGAATTCCTCTTCAACGCCTCGGAGCGGATGGAAGGCTTCCGGGTGGTAGATGGAGTGTTTTCGCGAATTCCTCAGACGATCGCGGTGCACAAACGGGCCACCAATGCCTCGCTCTTCTTCGCGGACTTCGTGCGGCGGCTCGGTGGCGCGGATGCTGGGGAAGAAAAAAACGGAGTTCCGTGAAACCCGCCCTATGCATAAACCCTGCGCGGGCAGAGTTTACCTCTAGATCAGCCGAACGCGCCGTGCCGCCGCAACCCGATAAAGTGGATCACCCCAGACCAGTTGCTCCTGCAATGCCGAAAAGACCAGGCTAATATCGTGTTCGTCGTTGGAGGCCACGGCCGCGGCCCTTATCTCTGGCCAGTCCGGTACCTGCATCTCACGCATCGCCCGAAGCGTTTCGGCGGTCGGAAGCGCTGGGAAGCCGATTTTCGGAACGAGCGTGGCAATCACCTGCCAGAAGGCACGGTAAAGCGGCAGCGGCTCATCCAGATGCGCCGCGACCAACCGAGCCCAATGCAAGCCGGTAACGGCGTGAAGCGCCGAGAAAT contains:
- a CDS encoding dioxygenase, which produces MAIKTESELTPAVLAVMNKTEDPRLREILVAMVKHLHAFVREVRLSEVEFREATAILNEIGQLQTDSHNEFVLMAGSLGVSALVCLLNNGDGGQTETSQSLLGPFWRLNSPRVENGGTIIRSDTPGTPLYVRARVVDRDGRPIAGAEVDVWHASPVGLYENQDPDQAEMNLRGKFTTDADGRFWFSTVKMVGYPIPVDGVAGRLLKAQGRHPYRPAHLHALIFKQGYKTLISQVFDPSDPNIDSDVQFGVTAALTGDFVRHDEPHPSEPGIERPWFSLDYTYVMEPGEAVLPRPPIK
- the hpaH gene encoding 2-oxo-hept-4-ene-1,7-dioate hydratase — protein: MITEQERREAANALLKAETDRKPIVQPSRTYPGLELEDAYKIQALWAEARTARGARVVGHKIGLTSRAMQMASKMTEPDYGVILDDALYNDGAQIKADLFIKPRLEVELAFVMGEDLEGPGTRIYDVMRATEFVVPALEIIDYRTEVPRAITDTIADNAAFGAIVVGGRIIRPMDIDIRWVGATLSKNGIIEESGVSAAIMGHPAAGIAWLVNKLHAVGGGLKKGQIVLAGSFTRPVDIAQGDVIQADYGPVGSIGVSFA
- the hpaI gene encoding 4-hydroxy-2-oxoheptanedioate aldolase codes for the protein MELPVNSFKRKLQAGQSQIGLWCGLPGSYTAEIVAPSGFDWLLFDTEHSPSDVLTVLPQLQAVAPYDVAAVVRPAFNDPVLIKRFLDIGVQTLLIPYVQNEQEAKAAVAAARYAPRGIRGVSALTRATRFGRVPNYAQTAEQEICLLLQIETREALDRLEAIAGVDGVDGIFIGPADLAASLGYPGQPGHPEVVSAIENAIERLKAVGKPSGILTPDEKFAARCIGQGTLFTAVGVDVALLARGSEALASMFSH
- a CDS encoding transporter substrate-binding domain-containing protein is translated as MFTLEQVRSEIASAGTIRAAVNMSNAALIRWDETAGALVGLSAEIADRIARELDRGLSLIRYGSAADILSAADGGEWDIAFIASDPSRTDRFSFSPPYISVEATYLVPVTSPYRTADELDTNGIRIASARSAAYTKQLERTLKRATVLHVDNPAAAVGFLVDQECDAAAGLTEFLFNASERMEGFRVVDGVFSRIPQTIAVHKRATNASLFFADFVRRLGGADAGEEKNGVP